TGTTGGATAAGAGATGTATATTCCACAAGAGAGAGATCTATCTGATATCTGCTTATATTAATATCTTACACATCAAAAAGAATAGTAGGGAACGAATAATGGGAGCAAAACGATGTATTtaatgatgagagagagagaccatatttatttatttatttatttttataatgaaaaCCCCATATTTAATGAGGAGAAAGATGGGAGATGGACtccaattcttttttttggtaagctgGGGACTCCAATTCAGAGAAGTATAAAAGGGTACATCTTTTTCCcccacactcaacatttgaccAAGTCTACATAGATGCATTTAGTCTCTATTTGGTGTAAAAGAAGGTAAAAGGTAGGAAAGTTTATAAAAATGTGTTTAATGTAAGGATCTTAAATCAGAACATGGAGagtagaaatcaaaaccaaactatttattaaacggttaTGATGTATCTAAAGTCAAAACAAATTAATACACGAATTTCAGTTATGCTTACCCGTTTATATAAACAGTTTTAGGAGCAATTAAGAATGAAGCTATTTTTGAAGCCCATTAGAAAAATCTGATTTTGTAGGGCTTGAACCACACTATCTAGACCCAAATTGTGACTTAAGGaatataaatattttgaaattatttataTGGTCCTCTACAAAACAGTAGAGAGCAATATAGAATATTAGGACTAATCGGATTTTTCAATTGGTTTAGTATGTATAATCGGTTCCATAATGTATCGATTCTAACAACAATCTTAACAATTTTACTTcttaaaactaaaattgaaccatttaataaaagATTTCACTtcttaaaatcaaaataaaatagattaataaattatttatcagttttttatttaaatagttTGAAtcgatttcaataaaaaaaatttggatttcaCATCTTCAGTTTCATGTTCTAAATGAAACATAGATCTTAGGTCATGAAAATCTACAATCCCAAGGTTGCAAGTttgcattttctatttttatatataaatccAAATTACTTATGGCTTTTACGAACTTTGGATATGTAGGAATGCACAAGATTCTCAAATCAAAAGCAACTTGCAAAGATTACATGTGACAGAAAAGCAAGGATGGGAAGAGGTAGACGTTTGAACTGAATCAAAAGAGATGACAGACTAGCGGAGTCAAGGGAGCAAGCAAAATTGGCATCGAGAATTACAACTATGAACTCTTTTAAATCTGTAAATTTTTTAAAGATAAGTAGGACTATTAAGTTGAGTCCTCTTTACGAAGAGGCGTACTGAGCAAAGACTTCTGCCATCACCTTCACAAAGATTCGACATCTCCGTCATAAAGCTAGTGTCCAAGCTTATTGCCTTTGCTGCCGATAAAGGACCTTAGAAGGCTAGAATATCATAGATACTTATCACAACTTCAAATAGAGCCTATTTGATAGAAAGGGTCAAGAACTGCCGGGCTTACTACTTTTCGCAAGCTACtaactgtagaaacgcaaccctaaaatgatgcagaagataatggaaaaacaaaacaaacaatgcacacagattttacgagatcctgtttcactatctatggagaataggattacagcgCTCTTCCTCATACCTCTCcgtattgtttgcattacaaGGAAAGAAActatcgctacaaatatatagcgaaaaaaccctaatccgaaaagtacacaattcccctcaaataaaaaattcgagtcgggggttgcgcccccctacaccccctgctatacaggggggcctcctacccccttgcaacccccacagccaactaaccggctagcgggaccaccgTTCTGCCTGTCTaagtgctgcaccagtactccctggattaaactgcgacggaatacaagacatcatacaccaacaatctccaccttggcttgaattctgtcgagcctcatgtaaagataacttgtagacatCTTCATTAatgaggtacaaacccgcatctgtttggtgcgtccctcatcttcaacaatgagtaatattaatcaagtccaaacatgacccaaacttctctgtagtaactggctttgtaaacatatctgcaggattgagatctgtatgaatttttctcaagtgaatactgctttctgacacaagctccctgatcttgtgaaatctcacatcaatatgctttgtccttgcatgaaacacctgattctttgcaagatgtatggcactctgactgtcacaatgtaacattgtacctctttgctccaaccccaactgacgaactagtccagccaaccagactccttccttggcagcctcaactgctgcatGATATAtgtctggatgttcatatcacatgtactcccaactgcgctagcataagggacttgagacatctgctccacctcctcatgtgttgtagggcattccctttcagataacttgaagtggccagctaacggagtgctaaccggcttagcattttccatattgaaaacGTCCTAGCatcttttcaatatacctcttcgaagttacccaaagtttacctgtatttttatctctaaggattttcaCGCCAAtaatcttcttagcagcaccaagatccttcatctcaaattcagcattcaacaaagacttcaaagagactatctcatatttgttctttgcagcaatgagcatgtcatcaacataaagcatcaacaaaatattgGAATTATCatttgacactttataataacacaactatcatactcacttcttgtgtagtcaatcttcatcatgtgggaatcaaaatgcttgtaccactgcctaagAGATTGCTTAAGGTCATAAAGCGActtcttaagcagacaaacatggtcttcctttccatgCACCTTGAAACTttcaggctgctctatgtaaatctcttcctctaagtcaccatgaagaaatatagttttcacatcaagttgttcaagctctaaatcatacatgtcCACCAatgcaagtagtaccctgatcgaagtgtgtttcaccaccggagaaaatatttcattgtagtctatcccctccttctgtgcatagccgttggctacaagtctggccttatacctttcacgctccttctcagatgctgcctctttcttacgaaaaaTCCATtcacacccaatgatttttcttcccttaggtttttccacaatctcccaagtcttgttcttctgtaaaGATtatatttcctccatcatagctatcatctatttatcatgttgtgcatcactcaaagcatcatggtaggaagatggatcacctgtacctacagtgagggcataagcaaccatgtcctcaaacccgtatctcataggtgctttgtaagtacgcttccctttaccctttgccatagtatagggaacttctactgcttcctgttgtcttggtaagtcacttgatgactcattctttcttgtttctaactcacctaactccacctgcacagtagaaccttctttattttcatcaactgtttgtgaattgtaatttgatttcactatatgagactcatcaaacacgacgtctctgctaaccacaactttctgtgaacttagatcccacaacttgaatccctttacacctttcttaaaactaagaaagatacattgcttagactttgagtctaacttggaacgttgctcactctcaacatgcgcataggctggacaatcaaatatttttagaatagaataatctactggttttcctgtccatacctcttcaggaattttacaatcaatcgcctttgatggagacctattgatgaggaaacatgtcatgttcactgcttctgcccaaaatctcttgctcaactctgcattcagcctcatactccgagctctttctagaagtgttctgttcatcatttcagctacaccattttactgtggtgtctttggaaccgtgaagtgatgtgtaatcccttcagctttgcacaattctagaaacggcttgtatgtgtactctcctccattatctgttctcaagtatttaattttctttcctgtctttcTTTCTACcttagccttccattccttaaatttagtgaacacctcacttttatgcttcatgaagtagattcagactttccttgagtaatcatcaataaaggTCACggagtattctgccccacctttagattttgtttttgaaagaccccatacatcgctatgtacataatcaagcacccctttactcttatgttttgcagttttaaaactaaccttgcactgtttttcGAACACacaacacacaatacttgcaaaagttcagtttacaagtttttactcccttcaacattttcctttgtGAAGCTctatcaatcctctttctcccatatgccctaactaCATATgacacagataggtatcatctgtatcaaatactgcatctgtagtcacagatgcttcacctataactgtgctccctatgagtctgtatagatttcctgctagctgtcccttcatagcaaccattacacccttaataactttgaaaaCTCCAcattctgctatgtacttgcagccatttgagtcaagtgcccctaaagatattaagtttttccttaattctggtacatgtctcatatctgctaaggttcttactatcccatcaaacatcttgattttgatagtgcctatcccaatggtcttgcatatggcatcattccccattaggacagatccactattatatggttgatatgtatcaaaccaatccttatgtggacacatgtgatatgaacatccagaatctaaaatccaagaatcagaaggttgattcttacctgatgatatagagaatacatcttcatcatctccatctgaactgtcagtcacgttagcttcctcagatgctttatctacacctttcttctttaagtccgccttcctcttcaagcactctctcttcagatgaccttccttcttgcaattgTAACAAGAGAcatttgtctttgccccttttgatttcgatcgactcttcccagatcccttctgatttgatctccctctttcctgctccttgtcacctccgaaaaaccttttccttgagatttcgtactactgacattcttccttgtatcattggacatgagggaaGCTgcaacttcatccatctcaagggtctccttcctgtacaagagagtcgttactaggtgatcatatgattctgggagcgacgacagtAATAGTAACGcattgtcttcatcctcgatcttaacctccaggtttgcaagtttacttacgatctgattgaacatgttaagatgctctaatagatccgtaccttcctccatctgtgaagaatacaattgcttcttcacgaacaacatgttcgttaaggacttcgtcatgtagatgctttcaagtttcgcccataactgcagtgcagattcgatacccacaacatattgtagggcatcgtcagaaagatttaatcgaatagcacttaccgccttttactccatctcttcccaatcttcgtcggtaatttttgcaggtttatTCAACTTTCCCAACAACGATTTTACTAAAACCCTGCTATATCAGAAGATCTTTCATTCTTTGACGctagagggtgaaattgttcttcccattaaatctctcgatatcatacttgacattcgatcccttccctgccatcgtgatagtaaaccctagaaaacgaaaacctagagctctaataccaatttgtagaaacgcaaccctaaaacgatgcagaaaataatagaaaaacaaaacaaataatgcatatatattttacgaggttcggcaaggttgcctatgtccccggtgagatTAGATCCTGCTTCaccatcaatggagaataggattacagcgcacttcctcacacctctctgtattgcttgcattatagagaaagaaactatcgctacaaatatatagcgaaaaaaccctaatccaaaaaatacacaattgccctcaaataaaaaattcgagggggggctacgcccccctacaccccctgctatgtaggggggcctcctaccccccttgcaacccccacggcccgctaacccgCTAGctggaccgccgtcctgcctgtctaggtgctgcaccaatactccctggattaaactgcgatggaatacaagacatcatacaccaatacTAACTCCTCCCAGAATGGCCACCGAAACTAACTTCCTTCACTCTCTTCTGATCATGATGAAATTGCTGATCAGTGGGCTTGACTATCCCCGGTTGCAGTGGATTTCTTAAGAACAGGCGATTACTAAAGAGGGTTGGATGAAATGGTGATTCAACTAAACCATGACTCAATGAccaattcaaataaataaataaatgagaaaatgttaGATATACTGTcgatataaataaataactttgCATCTTCTCAACTCAAGTCCTTCCTACCCCAAATACCCCGGTGAACACTTCGTCCACAGACTCACGCGTAAACCGCAGAAAAGGGAAAATACATAGAACAGCTCATCTTTATCCATTAAATAATAAACCGAAAACAAGAATTCATTCTTAGATTATTAGTTATAAAGGAAGTGATAAAGAAATTCACACGTCTATACAAGTGGGCCATTATTTACAATCTATATGTATCTGCATTACCACTATagttgacttggaaaaaaaCCCAAAGTCAACAATAACCCATAGGCTTTTGTTCTATAATTCAGAACTTCCATGGTTATAATCTGGAAGAACCCATTTGGGGTGTTCTGAGTTTCAGTTCAGAGTCTTCAAACAGAGCCAGAGAGATTAGAGAAGGTGAGAAATGGGAAACCCCAATTCTaatcctcctccttcttctccttctgcttCAATCCACCATTTCAGCCACCCACATCCCTTAGAGTTACAAGTACTCTCTAAAGTACCTGTTTCTAAGCCCAAACCAGTAGCTACAAATGTTACAGTTTCATGTGCAGGTTGCAAGTTTAATGCTTCTGATACATTCTATGCCTGTAAGCCCTGTAACTACAACCTTCATATAGCATGTTCTAATATGGCTCAATACATCAACCATCCTGTTGACCCACATCACACACTTACTCTCCTCCCTGTTCCTGCATACCCAGATGGGAATTTCAATTGTGATGCCTGTGGCAGATCAGGGAATGGATTTTCCTACCATTGTCAGACCTGCAACATAGATATACATGCTCTCTGTGCTCTTATGCCATTGTCTGTTAATCACCAATCCCACCATCACCCACTTACCCTTACCTTCTCACCTCCTTACCAGAGCAAGAGCTTCTCTTGTGATATATGTCAGCAGATGGGTTCTAATTATTGGCTCTATAGGTGCAATTTATGTGAATATGATGCTCATCTGAGTTGTGCCAGGACAAAGTCCCAAAAACCACTACAGACTCAGACTCAGCCGATTCAACAACAAATGGGAATTGCAGTCCCCCAGCCCATGACACCACCGCAGACTCAACCTCAGAATCGTCCGATTCATCAACAAACACCAAAGAGAACTGCAATTCCCCAACAACCACAGCTGGCTCAGGCTCAGGCTCAGGCTCGGGCTCAGCCTCAGACTCAGCCGCAGCCTCAGGCACAGCCGATTTATCAACCAACACAGAGAACAGCAATTCCCCAGCAACAGGCTCGGACTCGGCCGATTTATCAACAAACAGTACAGAATACTGCAGCTCCCCAGCAACCACCATTGACTGAGACTCAGACTCAGCCCCAGCCTCAGACTCAGCAGATTTATCAACAGAGACCTGCAGCTCCCCAGCTGACTCAGCCTCAGCCTCAGACTCAGCTGATTTATCAACAGAGACCTACAGCCCAGCTGACTCAGACTCGGCCTCAGCCTCAGCCTCAGCCAGCTTATCAACAGAGACCTGCAGCTCCCCCGCTGACTCAGACTCGGCCTCAGCCTCAGACTCAGCCAGCTTATCAACAGAGACCTGCAGCTCCCCAGCAACCACCACAGATTCAACCTCAGCCTCAACCAATTTATCAACAACCAATACAGAGACCTGCAATGCCCCAGTATCAATCTGGGCCTCAGTTGAGACCTGCACCTGCCTACATGCCTTCAAACATGATTAACCCAAATCAGGTTATGTATGGACCTGCTGGGGCTGGTCAGAGAAGTATGCAGCCAATGCAGGGAAATCGCAATAGTTTTATGAACACTGTCCTTCAGAGTGCTGTCACTGGTGCAGCTTCGCAGATTGGTAGGACTTTGGCGCAAGATATTATGGGTGGAGGCGGTAGTGGTGGTGGCGGCGGCGGTGGTGGTCTTCTGGGTGGTctttttggtggtggtggtggtggtggtggtggaagggAGCCAAACCAGTATAATGATTATGGTAACCCAAACCAGTTTGATCAGTATGGAGCTGCAGGGCATGATCCTGACTATGGTAACCCAAATCAAGTCGATCAGTATGGAGGTGTTGATCAGTATGGAGCTGCAGGGCATGATCCTGACTATGGTAATCCAAATCAAGTTGATCAGTATGGAGCTACAGCTCATGATCCTGATCTTGGTAATCCAAATCATGTTGATCAGTATGGAGATGTTGATCATTATGGGGCTGCCGGGCATGATAGTGATTTATATCCCCCAAATCAAGTTGATCAGTATGGAGCTGCTGGGTATGATAATAGTCATATTGGTGACCCAAACCAGGATGGGTATAACCCTAATGAGGGTGCTTATGAAGATACAGGGGCTGATCAGATAAGTATGCAGGAAAGTGTTGATATTAGTAGCAGttatgatgatggtgatggtggtggtggctgTGATTTTAGTGCAGATTTTTCAGCAAGCTATGATaccggtggtggtggtgctgatTTTAGTGCAGATATTTCAGCAAGCTATGATACAGGGGGCGGCAGTGCCGATATTAGTGCGGATTTTTCAGCAAGCTGTGCTGTCAATGATTGATGATATGCAAATGTATAAGGTAACTCAATTTATAGCTTCTCAAAGTTATTTTCAGTTTATCTTATGAACAAGAAAAGCTTGTGTTTCTTTTCTCCCCTTTTCCTTCTGCAATAGaggtcatcatcatcacctcTGTTGCAGGGgatccttcttccttctttttaaaaacaaaaaggaaaaaagaattgtCATAGCTATGTTCATTGTCATTGTTTTGGAAGTCTCAAAGGATTCCTCTGCTCTTCTGCAAATGAATGAATTAATGGAGGAAGTCAAACCATTATGTGCAAGTCAATAGGTTTTTAAGCAGTTTTTTAAGGGATTGTGTATATATGGTACTCATAATTTGATAGAAAGGATGTGGGGTATGTAAAGATAGGGataattttgtcattttctttttgttgtatGTTATGTATATAGTTGTTGTATTGGTATTATTAACTTTCAGTTTTCAGGATATTTTTGTATTAGTACCTTAGATAAATTAGAGATGGGGTTTGGAAGAGTGGCCTCGATACAGATCTCGTTGATCCTCTTTCTTGAGTAGATTTTGTTTGagtcggtttttttttttttttgttgatgacaatgccgaaggtggacaAAAAGTCTAGCTTTGATTTTGTCTTTTTAGGATCCCTTTTATTTTAGACATCGAGGATGTATGTTCTTTCATCTTTTTTCCTACTCTTTTTTAAAATTCTGctgatttctagcaaaaaaaaaccttatacaacttatatatatatatatatatatcatttttgGGTGAATGGAATTAAGGAGTTCACCTCTAAACCTTGTGTGATGATATGGCTTCTCTGTAATAAGAGTTTCAGCTGAATATTgatatggtatcaaagccactCTAGATCTGGGTCTAATAATATTCTCACTTTTATCTCTATTAGTTTTTTCACAGGTATTTTCTCCGGAATTCTTTGGTTTGGTCTTAGGCTCTGAGTTTTAATCTTAGTATTATTAGATCAAATCTATTTCTAATAAAAGATCTATGAATTTTGGATTTGAGCTTTGATATCAAATTTACTTTTAGTTGAGACCTATTTTtcgattggatttttttttttatttcattcagACATATTTTCTATTTCGgatgtatcttttttttttttttttttttttttttaatttcaatctgGTCTGTGTTTTTTAgaaggggtgtcaatcagtcactttgaattagttttgttagttttgattcGGTTTTGCATTGGTTTCAGTgtgagaatgagtgaaaccaAAACATGATCAATATGGGTgctctaatttcagttttttatcgGTTTAGTTTCAGTTTAGCATataaatatattctttttttttttgtagaaagcatataaatatattcaaaagtgtaaggaaaaaaaaaaaatgagtgagTTTGGTTTATATAAATTTTAGATTATCAGTTTTAGTTCCAATTTTTTAGTTCAATTTGATGTCTTATCGGTTTTAATGAAGTCTAATTTGGTTTTGGTCTTGCCAGCCCGAAACATGATCTAATAAGCTCATATCGGTTTTGGTCAGTTTGGCTTGATTTCGTCGTTATGAGCTAGGTTTTGACAACCCTATTTTTGACCTTGTTGGAGGATTTATGCACTCACATTGGTTGGACAAAATTTTTGGTAacattttggtttggatttttttttttattattattattattaattagatGTGTACACCATAAAAGGAGGGAGGGGAAAGCTAACAACCAAGACACTTGAACTCGAGACGCCTGGTGAGTGGGCTTTTGGCACCACAATAGCTGCCTAGCGCAGTTTTTCTTACTTCCTAAACTCTATTAATATTTTTGCAGCATAGAAATGTTTTCTTTACTTCCTAAACTCACTATTAATCTTATTGCCATTGTTCAAGTGGTTAATaataattatgtttttttttttttcctcttgtgATAGATGTGTAATTCAAGATCCACGGATGGTGACGGAGCATACGGTTGGACATTTAGTTGTGTTGAAGCTTGAATAAGAGATTGTCTCCTCGTTTTACCTTCAGTTCACATGGTtcttttcttgtaatttcattttcttcaaatttttatttctcaaaTAATTTGTGAACCATATGGCATAATTGATTAGGACATTCAAATTCTATAAATTGAAATCTTCATTTCAAaattctgccaaaaaaaaaaagaaaatcttttgaACGAACGGCTCAGACTTTTCCATCAAGAAATCAAGTGTAAACAAGAATTCATTCTTAGATAGTTAGATATTAGTTATCAAAGGGAGGGCTAAAGAAATCCAGACAGTGCAGGGGAGAGAGAACCACTCTGGttgactttaaaaaaaaaataaaaaatccgaGTCTAAGAATAAACCAGAGGAGTTTGTTCTATAATTCAGAACTTCCATGATTACATTCTGCAAGACCCATTTGGGGTGATTTTCAGACACAGCAAGAGAGAGATTAGAGAGGGTGAGAGAAGGGAAATCcaaattctccttctccttctccttcaatcGACCATTTCAGCCACCCACATCCTTTAGAGTTACAAGCCTTATCTAAACCCAAACAAGTAGCTACAAATGTTACTGTTTCATGTGCAAGTTGCAAGTCTAAATGCTTCTGATAAATTCTATGCCTGCATGCTCTAATATGGCTCAGTACATCAACCATCCTGTTGACCCACATCACACACTCTCTCCTCCCTGTTCCTGCATACCCAAATGGGATTTTCAATTGTGATGCCTTTGGCAGATCAGGGTATGGGTTTTCCTACCATTGCCTGACCTGCAACATAGATATACATCCTCTCTGTGCTACTATGCCATTGCCCATTAATCACCAATCCCACCATCACCCTCTTACTCTTACCTTCTCACCTCCTTACAAGAGTAAGAGCTTCTCTGTGATTTATGTCAGCAAATGGGCTATAATCACTGGGTCTATAGGTGCAATTTATGTGAATTCGATGCTCATCTGAGTTGAGCAAGGGCTAATCCAAAACACCAACACCGACTCAAATTCAGCCCCAGCCTCAGCCTCAGCCTCAGCCGATTTATCAACAAACAGCACAGAGAACTCAGTTCCCCAGCAACCACTGCAGACTCAGACTAGGCCGATTAATCAACAGAAAGCTGAAGTTCCCCGGCCACCACCGCGGACTAAACCTCAGACACAGCCAATTTATCAACAACCAGTACAGAGACCTGTAATTCCCCAGTATCAATCTGGGCCTCAGTTTAGATCTGCTCCTGCCTACAGACCTTCAAGCATGAATAACCTAAATCAGGTTATGAAACACTCTCTTTATAGTGCCGCCACTGGTGCAGCTTTGCAGGCTGGTAGGATTTTCGTGCAAGAAATTGTGGGTGGACACAGTGGTCTTTTGGGTGGtatttttggtggtggtggtggtggtggaagggGGGAACCCAAAATAGTGTAATCACCATGGTCACCCAAACCAAATTGATCAGCATGGAGCTGCAAGGCATGATCCTGATCTTGGTAACCCAAATCAGGTTGATCAGTATGGAACTGCAGGGCACTATCCTGATTTTGGTAACCCAAATCAAGTTGATCAATATGGATTTGTTGATCGGTATGGAGCTGCTGGGCATTATAGTCATTTACATAACCCAAACCAAGTTGATCGGTATGGAACTGTTGATCAGAAAGGGCCTCAGATGGAGGCAAAACAGCAGCCGAGgaaccaagaaaagaagagggaggTTGATACGGTCatgaagaactcaaccccacaAATCCACTTACAATgtgaggggacccaagaccatatcaactcACATCGATTCCCATAGGGAACCGATGTGAGATTAGCCTCCATAAGCTAATATACATTGTAACATACCACCACACTTCAGAACCCAACGTCCACGGCGGCCCACTGAAGATCAGGTAGCTCTTTCTAAGGGACTTTCACTCTACTCAAAGGTTTCTGCCAAGCTGCACGGAACCCTTTCCTAAGGGCTCTCACTTTGGCATCACTCTTTCCATGAGTGGGTTGGACCAAGGATGTGCTATTCTGATACGACTGACATAATCCTGGAAGAATTCAACCCCATAAATCGGTTTACAAGATGAGGGGACCTAAGATTATACTAACTCATTTCGATTCCCATAAAAAATCGATGTAATATGAACCCCATAaactgatatgggatcgtaacagAGGCAGAGAAAGGCGTGACTTGCCCAACGGAGCGGAAGCAAAGAAACAGAGGAAGACGAGAGAACTAGGGTGGGGACCAGAAGAGTCCTTGGAGCGgcagaaaaggaagagagggcAAAGACAAAAAGAGGAAGGACAGAAATGAGAAAGACCAGAAAGGAAGAGAGggcaaagagaa
This DNA window, taken from Macadamia integrifolia cultivar HAES 741 unplaced genomic scaffold, SCU_Mint_v3 scaffold1688, whole genome shotgun sequence, encodes the following:
- the LOC122064586 gene encoding glutenin, high molecular weight subunit PW212-like, translating into MGNPNSNPPPSSPSASIHHFSHPHPLELQVLSKVPVSKPKPVATNVTVSCAGCKFNASDTFYACKPCNYNLHIACSNMAQYINHPVDPHHTLTLLPVPAYPDGNFNCDACGRSGNGFSYHCQTCNIDIHALCALMPLSVNHQSHHHPLTLTFSPPYQSKSFSCDICQQMGSNYWLYRCNLCEYDAHLSCARTKSQKPLQTQTQPIQQQMGIAVPQPMTPPQTQPQNRPIHQQTPKRTAIPQQPQLAQAQAQARAQPQTQPQPQAQPIYQPTQRTAIPQQQARTRPIYQQTVQNTAAPQQPPLTETQTQPQPQTQQIYQQRPAAPQLTQPQPQTQLIYQQRPTAQLTQTRPQPQPQPAYQQRPAAPPLTQTRPQPQTQPAYQQRPAAPQQPPQIQPQPQPIYQQPIQRPAMPQYQSGPQLRPAPAYMPSNMINPNQVMYGPAGAGQRSMQPMQGNRNSFMNTVLQSAVTGAASQIGRTLAQDIMGGGGSGGGGGGGGLLGGLFGGGGGGGGGREPNQYNDYGNPNQFDQYGAAGHDPDYGNPNQVDQYGGVDQYGAAGHDPDYGNPNQVDQYGATAHDPDLGNPNHVDQYGDVDHYGAAGHDSDLYPPNQVDQYGAAGYDNSHIGDPNQDGYNPNEGAYEDTGADQISMQESVDISSSYDDGDGGGGCDFSADFSASYDTGGGGADFSADISASYDTGGGSADISADFSASCAVND